The proteins below are encoded in one region of Penicillium psychrofluorescens genome assembly, chromosome: 4:
- a CDS encoding uncharacterized protein (ID:PFLUO_006874-T1.cds;~source:funannotate), translated as MSTIQNIKNFIRHGKQARLVPPHAEPTTDISTIHAEQEPQPQGLYTPDFANLDTTDTRQDGPTAAQKAAEAQTKRERAAEIERLVTEERVNRSKMPKYPGLERWILLEKMGDGAFSNVYRAKDTTTEYDEVAIKVVRKFEMNSNQRANILKEVQIMRNLDHPNIVKLVSFSESKQYYYIILELCPGGELFHQIVRLTYFSEDLSRHVIVQVAKAIEYLHETSGVVHRDIKPENLLFYPTPFIPSKSPKPVQPGDEDKEDEGEFLPGIGSGGIGTIKIADFGLSKVIWDSQTMTPCGTVGYTAPEIVKDERYSKSVDMWAMGCVLYTLLCGFPPFYDESIQVLTEKVARGQYTFLSPWWDDISKSAQDLISHLLTVDPEKRYSITEFLAHPWIRETDEETTAAADAPPLATPYGPVRENAPQQLDPVGADQAPYLPASARFLDQPSTASDRRMDFRSPGAFNLREVFDVGYAVHRQEEEAKRRKNAAKGFRSGTAGFQSALDSLNEDYGDEPLAHRPRTDENTEPPTKIVKGTAPQQGGDMAGMEAKLRSTNLGAQSTAAQARQAHRQPKQQGYGQHDATVAAAARNTIGRKPAEPFELSLDNASLLEKRERRNEGQPVA; from the exons CCCAACGGCGGCCCAGAAAGCCGCCGAGGCCCAGACCAAGCGGGagcgcgccgccgagatTGAACGGCTCGTTACAGAGGAGCGAGTGAACCGGTCCAAGATGCCCAAATATCCCGGCCTGGAGCGCTGGATcttgttggagaagatgggcgacGGCGCCTTCAGCAATGTCTACCGCGCCAAGGATACCACCACGGAGTACGATGAGGTCGCGATCAAGGTCGTGCGGAAATTCGAGATGAACAGTAATCAG AGAGCGAACATCCTCAAGGAAGTTCAAATCATGCGCAATCTCGACCATCCGAATATCGTGAAGCTGGTCAGCTTCTCTGAATCCAAACAATACTACTACATCATTCTCGAACTCTGCCCGGGAGGCGAGCTATTCCACCAGATCGTGCGGTTAACATACTTCAGCGAGGATCTCAGTCGGCATGTAATCGTGCAGGTGGCCAAAGCGATTGAATATCTACACGAGACGTCCGGTGTCGTTCATCG AGATATTAAGCCAGAGAATCTACTCTTTTACCCAACCCCCTTTATACCCAGCAAAAGCCCTAAGCCTGTACAGCCGGGTGATGAGGATAAGGAGGACGAAGGGGAATTCCTCCCCGGCATTGGCTCGGGAGGCATTGGCACGATTAAAATTGCAGACTTTGGCCTCTCCAAGGTGATTTGGGACAGCCAAACGATGACTCCATGCGGTACCGTCGGTTATACCGCGCCGGAAATTGTGAAAGATGAGCGGTATTCGAAGAGTGTGGACATGTGGGCCATGGGCTGTGTCCTGTACACGCTTCTATGTGGGTTTCCACCATTTTACGACGAGAGCATCCAGGTTCTCACGGAGAAGGTGGCCCGGGGCCAGTATACCTTTCTGTCGCCCTGGTGGGATGACATTTCTAAATCCGCACAAGACCTGATCTCACACCTGCTCACGGTGGACCCCGAGAAGCGCTATTCGATTACGGAGTTCCTTGCACACCCCTGGATCCgggagacggacgaggagacAACcgctgcagcagatgcacCCCCGCTTGCGACCCCGTATGGCCCTGTCCGCGAAAATGCCCCGCAACAACTCGACCCGGTCGGTGCGGACCAAGCTCCGTACCTTCCTGCCAGTGCCCGTTTCCTCGATCAACCCTCCACGGCATCCGACCGTCGGATGGACTTCCGTTCCCCCGGCGCATTCAACCTCCGCGAAGTCTTCGATGTTGGATACGCAGTTcaccgacaagaagaagaagcaaagcgGCGCAAGAATGCCGCCAAAGGATTCCGGAGTGGAACCGCAGGCTTTCAGTCAGCGCTTGATTCTCTCAATGAAGACTACGGCGACGAGCCACTCGCACACCGGCCGCGGACAGACGAAAACACAGAGCCACCCACCAAGATCGTTAAAGGAACTGCCCCCCAACAAGGCGGCGATATGGCAGGAATGGAGGCCAAGCTACGCTCTACAAACCTCGGGGCACAAAGCACCGCTGCCCAGGCACGACAGGCACATCGTCAGCCCAAACAGCAGGGATACGGACAACACGACGCCACTGTTGCCGCAGCGGCCCGAAACACTATTGGCCGCAAACCCGCAGAGCCCTTCGAACTTAGTCTCGACAACGCCAGTTTATTAGAGAAGCGAGAACGCCGCAATGAAGGACAACCGGTGGCTTGA
- a CDS encoding uncharacterized protein (ID:PFLUO_006875-T1.cds;~source:funannotate) — MGITRFNPFKKDRQNFPGIVIPLADAPAHHGSGGSDVDEKKGSVDDKSLDRASSSENGAASSSQSETSHLTIEALRAEVEADVATAGHDSAYDRKAKVINRAVQDIGMGRYQWELFALCGCGWMADNLWLQGVALTLTQLSLEFNVDDSTVRFTTCALFLGLCIGASFWGIASDIIGRRYAFNITLFLAGTFGLASGGGPNWIGTCALFSCIGLGVGGNLPVDGALFLEFLPCASGNMLTMLSVWWPVGQLISSLLAWAYIPAYTCTGNGPCLKEDNMGWRYLVLTLGAITFLMFTARFFFFHLYESPKYLLSRGRQEEAVASVHGIAYKNKSKTWLTSEILNEIGGYPDEKEQEQQKLSNSQIVERFFSKFSLERIRPLFATKRLGFTTVLLWFCWAAIGMGYPLFNAFLPQYLKNNGSGDTSTYTEYRNYAITSIVGVPGSILACYTVEIKYVGRKGTMAISTLITGVLLFCFTASSNSNVQLACSCLEMLFQNIMYGVLYAYTPEVFPAPNRGTGTGIASCLNRIAGLCAPIVAIYAGSGNPNSPIYASGALMLAAFVAMCLLPIETRGKQTL, encoded by the exons ATGGGTATCACAAGATTTAATCCGTTCAAGAAGGACCGCCAAAACTTTCCGGGCATTGTGATCCCGCTAGCTGATGCACCCGCACATCACGGTTCTGGTGGCAGCGACGTCGACGAAAAGAAAGGCAGCGTTGACGACAAGAGCCTCGACCGtgcttcctcctcggagaATGGCGCGGCCTCTAGCTCTCAGTCCGAAACTAGCCATTTGACCATCGAAGCTCTCCGCGCGGAGGTCGAGGCAGATGTCGCTACTGCGGGCCATGACTCTGCGTATGATC GCAAAGCAAAGGTGATCAACAGGGCCGTCCAGGATATCGGCATGGGCCGGTACCAGTGGGAACTGTTTGCCCTCTGTGGCTGCGGTTGGATGGCGGATAACCTCTGGCTTCAG GGTGTTGCCCTCACCTTGACTCAACTGTCGCTGGAGTTCAATGTGGATGACTCAACGGTGCGCTTTACGACCTGCGCTCTGTTCTTGGGTCTGTGTATCGGTGCCTCGTTCTGGGGTATTGCCTCCGATATTATCGGCCGGCGCTACGCTTTCAATATCACCTTGTTCCTGGCTGGCACTTTCGGCCTGGCCTCGGGTGGTGGTCCCAACTGGATTGGGACCTGTGCTCTATTCTCCTGTATCGGTCTCGGCGTGGGCGGCAACCTGCCTGTTGACGGCGCTCTCTTCCTGGAGTTCCTGCCCTGTGCCTCTGGAAACATGTTGACTATGTTGAGTGTTTGGTGGCCCGTTGGCCAGCTGATTTCCAGTCTGCTCGCTTGGGCTTACATCCCAGCTTACACCTGCACTGGTAACGGCCCCTGCCTCAAGGAAGACAACATGGGCTGGCGCTATCTGGTTCTCACTCTGGGTGCCATCACTTTCCTCATGTTCACTGcgcgcttctttttcttccacttgTACGAGTCGCCCAAGTACCTGCTTTCGCGCGGCCGCCAGGAGGAAGCCGTTGCATCTGTTCACGGCATTGCGTACAAGAACAAGTCCAAGACGTGGTTGACCAGCGAGATCCTCAACGAGATCGGCGGCTACCCCGACgagaaggaacaggaacAGCAGAAGCTCTCCAACTCCCAGATCGTCGAacgcttcttctccaagttctCTCTCGAGCGCATCCGCCCTCTATTTGCCACCAAGCGACTGGGTTTCACCACCGTTCTGCTCTGGTTCTGCTGGGCCGCCATCGGTATGGGCTACCCGCTTTTCAACGCCTTCCTGCCACAGTACCTGAAGAACAACGGCTCCGGAGACACCTCGACCTACACCGAGTACCGCAACTACGCTATCACCTCGATCGTGGGCGTGCCGGGATCGATTTTGGCCTGCTACACAGTCGAGATCAAGTACGTCGGCCGCAAGGGTACAATGGCCATTTCAACTCTGATCACTGGCGTGCTGCTGTTCTGCTTCACCGCGTCTTCGAACTCCAACGTCCAACTCGCCTGCAGCTGTCTTGAGATGCtcttccagaacatcatGTACGGTGTCCTCTACGCCTACACCCCCGAAGTCTTCCCGGCTCCCAACCGCGGTACCGGCACCGGTATTGCCAGCTGCTTGAACCGCATTGCAGGCCTCTGCGCCCCAATCGTCGCCATCTACGCTGGCTCGGGCAACCCCAACTCTCCCATCTACGCCTCGGGTGCGCTGATGCTTGCGGCTTTCGTGGCTATGTGTCTCCTCCCCATCGAGACGCGCGGCAAGCAAACTCTGTGA
- a CDS encoding uncharacterized protein (ID:PFLUO_006876-T1.cds;~source:funannotate) has product MLFKSALTSALLALSLGSEVVTAAKHGRFAEKARAPQERAKKHFDASKNPGHSHHSDFRFLSSKTKPFLVDHMPEVNFDIGEMYSGLMPIDMNNDSRALFFIFQPTIGDCVDEVTIWLNGGPGCSSMEGFLQETGRFIWQPGTFAPVENPYSWVNLTNMLWVDQPVGTGYSIGTPTATTQEETAAEFVKFFKNFQETFGIKNFKIYVTGESYAGRYVPYISAAFLDQKDKEYFDLDGALAYDPCIGQFDYVQEEVPVVPLIQQNANLFNFNETFMAELEYLHKACGYEEYIEKHLAFPPKEHQPPKFFNYTTQAKCDVFDLVYNEIFNINPCFDLYEINLMCPLLWDVLASPASIDYKAVGSTIYFDRPDVKRALHAPNVTWLECSNQPVFVGGNSGPEQEGDTSANPIEHVLPQVIEGTNRVLIGNGDYDMVIITNGTLLSIQNMTWNGHLGFQEKPHKPINIDIPDLMYANVFAEDGASSLDGAQGIMGIQHYERGLMWVETFMSGHMEPQFQPRVSYRHIEWLLRRRDDI; this is encoded by the exons ATGTTGTTCAAATCGGCTTTGACATCCGCCCTTCTGGCTCTATCGCTGGGCTCGGAGGTTGTTACCGCTGCGAAGCATGGACGATTTGCGGAGAAAGCTCGTGCGCCTCAGGAGAGGGCCAAGAAGCATTTTGATGCCAGCAAGAACCCAGGCCACTCGCACCACTCGGATTTTCGTTTCCTGAGCTCCAAGACGAAGC CGTTTCTGGTCGACCACATGCCCGAGGTCAACTTTGACATTGGCGAGATGTACTCTGGTCTGATGCCCATTGACATGAACAATGACTCGCGggcgctcttcttcatcttccagccgaCCATTGGCGATTGTGTCGACGAGGTCACCATCTGGCTCAATGGCGGCCCTGGATGCAGCTCCATGGAGGGCTTCCTGCAGGAGACTGGTCGTTTCATCTGGCAGCCTGGTACCTTTGCTCCGGTTGAGAACCCGTACTCTTGGGTGAACCTGACCAATATGCTGTG GGTTGACCAGCCTGTTGGGACTGGTTATTCCATCGGCACACCGACTGCGACCACGCAGGAGGAAACCGCAGCGGAGTTTGTGAAGTTCTTTAAGAACTTCCAGGAGACTTTCGGAatcaagaacttcaagaTCTATGTCACTGGCGAGAGCTATGCAGGACGTTACGTGCCGTACATCTCTGCTGCGTTTCTGGaccagaaagacaaggaATATTTCGATCTTGATG GTGCCTTGGCTTACGACCCATGCATTGGCCAGTTCGATTACGTCCAGGAGGAAGTACCTGTAGTGCCTCTTATCCAGCAGAACGCGAACCTGTTCAACTTCAATGAGACGTTCATGGCAGAGCTCGAGTATCTTCACAAAGCTTGTGGCTACGAGGAGTACATTGAAAAGCACCTTGCCTTCCCTCCAAAAGAACACCAGCCTCCCAAGTTCTTCAACTACACCACTCAGGCTAAGTGCGATGTGTTCGACCTGGTCTACAACGAGatcttcaacatcaaccCGTGCTTCGACCTCTACGAGATCAACCTGATGTGCCCCCTGCTGTGGGATGTACTGGCTTCCCCAGCCTCGATCGACTACAAAGCCGTCGGGTCGACGATATACTTTGACCGACCAGATGTTAAGCGGGCCCTGCACGCTCCCAATGTCACCTGGCTCGAGTGCTCGAATCAGCCCGTCTTCGTGGGCGGAAACTCTGGCCCAGAGCAGGAGGGCGACACCTCTGCCAACCCCATCGAACATGTCCTGCCCCAAGTCATCGAGGGCACCAACCGCGTCCTGATCGGTAACGGCGATTACGACATGGTCATCATAACTAACGGGACGCTCCTTAGTATCCAGAACATGACCTGGAATGGCCATCTTGGCTTCCAAGAAAAGCCTCACAAGCCGATCAACATCGATATCCCCGATCTCATGTATGCCAACGTCTTTGCTGAGGACGGTGCCTCCAGCTTGGATGGTGCTCAGGGTATCATGGGTATTCAGCACTACGAGCGCGGACTCATGTGGGTTGAGACTTTCATGAGCGGCCACATGGAGCCCCAATTCCAGCCGCGCGTCTCTTATCGCCACATCGAATGGCTGCTGAGGCGCCGCGATGATATCTAA
- a CDS encoding uncharacterized protein (ID:PFLUO_006878-T1.cds;~source:funannotate) translates to MSTNSRPVSTSDLADGHGHQPTNEGFQSAVTDEKQENSEGPDPENATDLDVTNFEELAGLPADSKNDQPPEHEYRVPDEVIYRMASTVAPSNRSVHRDPITRVTTDAEGNTYPEGGLEAWLVVLGCFCGLFGSLGLINTIATFQAYIQTHQLKDYSTGSTGWIFGMYTFLTFFCGVQIGPIFDARGPRLLILSGSICQMAMVISLGFCTQYWHFMIVIGVLGGIGTSLIFTPAISSIGHFFYEKRGLATGLASTGGSLGGVAFPLILESLFPKIGWAWATRVIALICLISLSIGCLLIKSRLPQKPFSKENILPDFRIFRDVRFTLTTASVFFIEWGLFVPIAYISSYAIDQGFSTRLSYQIIAILNAGSFFGRSLPGLFADILGRFNALIATVALCLLCNACLWLPAGNSLALLVVYSALFGFASGSNISLTPVCVGQLCKTEHYGRYYATAYTIVSFGTLTGIPIAGNILNRCNGQYWGLITFTVVCYAMGLACCTAVKVIQVGWRRPLAIY, encoded by the exons ATGTCCACGAATTCCAGGCCTGTTAGCACATCGGATCTAGCTGACGGCCATGGACATCAACCAACAAATGAGGGCTTCCAGAGTGCCGTGACAGACGAGAAACAGGAGAACTCTGAAGGTCCAGACCCTGAAAATGCAACCGACCTAGATGTGACGAATTTTGAGGAACTAGCCGGCTTGCCGGCAGATTCAAAAAATGACCAACCCCCGGAGCACGAATACAGAGTACCAGATGAGGTTATTTACCGAATGGCATCGACTGTGGCTCCGTCAAATAGGTCCGTCCACCGGGACCCTATCACCCGTGTGACGACGGACGCAGAGGGAAACACGTACCCCGAAGGCGGCTTGGAAGCatggctggtggtgctgggcTGTTTTTGTGGTCTTTTTGGATCACTTGGGCTGATCAACACCATAGCCACTTTCCAGGCATACATCCAGACTCACCAGCTGAAAGACTACAGTACCGGCAGCACTGGATGGATCTTCGGGATGTATaccttcttgaccttcttctgCGGCGTCCAGATCGGCCCGATCTTTGACGCACGAGGCCCACGCTTGCTCATTCTGTCAGGCTCAATTTGTCAAATGGCGATGGTCATTAGCCTCGGATTCTGCACACAATACTGGCATTTCATGATTGTGATCGGTGTTTTGGGGGGTATCGGCACATCTCTCATCTTTACGCCGGCCATCTCATCAATCGGCCATTTTTTCTACGAGAAGCGTGGACTCGCAACTGGGCTTGCTTCCACCGGAGGCTCCCTTGGGGGCGTGGCGTTTCCTCTCATTCTCGAGAGTCTTTTCCCCAAAATCGGCTGGGCCTGGGCCACTCGAGTGATCGCCTTGATCTGTTTAATTTCATTGTCGATTGGTTGTCTTCTTATCAAGTCTCGGCTGCCCCAGAAACCATTTTCCAAAGAGAACATACTGCCAGATTTCCGTATCTTCAGGGATGTGCGGTTCACACTCACAACTGCGagcgtcttcttcattgaATGGGGACTCTTCGTTCCGATTGCCTACATCTCATCTTATGCCATCGATCAAGGCTTTTCTACTCGTTTATCGTACCAGATTATTGCCATTCTAAACGCAGGTTCATTCTTTGGCCGGTCGCTGCCAGGCCTTTTTGCAGACATCTTAGGCCGCTTCAATGCCCTGATCGCGACAGTGGCCCTGTGCCTACTTTGCAATGCATGCTTGTGGCTTCCCGCTGGAAACAGCCTGGCCCTGCTTGTCGTGTACTCGGCCCTATTCGGTTTTGCTAGTGGCAGCAACATCAGTCTCACGCCCGTTTGTGTTGGCCAACTCTGCAAGACCGAGCACTATGGTCGGTACTACGCAACTGCCTACACCATTGTGAGCTTTGG TACCCTCACCGGAATTCCGATTGCAGGTAATATCCTGAATCGTTGTAACGGTCAGTACTGGGGCCTCATTACGTTCACGGTCGTGTGTTACGCTATGGGTCTCGCGTGCTGTACAGCCGTCAAGGTCATCCAAGTTGGATGGCGTCGCCCACTGGCCATTTACTAG
- a CDS encoding uncharacterized protein (ID:PFLUO_006879-T1.cds;~source:funannotate), with protein sequence MYSKAWVLLLATSWALLQNVRAEPPASEDMSLDPLDEHAILQKRAMLEERGSPAALSSFLSEVSAAQATQANQATAAPGAPGGGAPSGPGGAVGGGAQGGGAPSGPGGPGGAPSGGAPPSGGAPGGPGAPPSGGAPPSVGAPGGPGAPPSGGAPPSVGAPGGPGAPPSGGAPPSVGAPGGPGAPPSGGAPPSVGAPGGPGAPPSGGAPPSGGAPPSGGAPSGPGAPPSGGAPPSGGAPSGPGGAPSGGASGGPGAPSGGAPPSGGTPGGPGAPPSGGAPPSGGAPSGPGGAPRGGAPSGGAPGGPGAPPSGGTPGGPGAPPSGGAPPSGGAPPSGSAPPSGGTPGAPGAPPSGGAPPSGGAPGGPGTPSGGALPSGGAPGGGGVAASSHVSPSGPGAPGGGGASGVVFTPAVTNTVPQSTPITVELCPGSFSSLCAACPAVVVTTTVTVTSCPPAAPPAAAPPAASAPAGAGAAAGSSASARASTPLSGAGAAASSSAPPVGLSTPVSSRSIGPGNNISGGLSSSGRVAPTTVRTSTPLTPTGGGVGLSTRIEVSSTPLTLQTSAAAGVGAGAGGSSPAARATTSSSRPLVTSGVVRRQVVGNMTAIFTNTTNSIFTNTTSLLNTTTTELLSTSVSEVATTSNAAMPIKFRRLRDRG encoded by the coding sequence ATGTACTCAAAGGCATGGGTGCTTTTACTGGCCACGTCTTGGGCCCTCTTACAAAACGTTCGGGCAGAGCCTCCCGCATCTGAAGACATGAGCCTGGACCCTCTTGATGAGCACGCAATTTTGCAGAAGCGCgccatgctggaggagcgTGGAAGCCCCGCTGCTCTTAGCTCTTTCCTTTCTGAAGTTTCTGCGGCTCAAGCTACTCAAGCCAACCAGGCTACGGCTGCACCCGGTGCTCCTGGAGGCGGTGCTCCCAGTGGTCCCGGCGGAgctgttggtggtggtgcccaAGGAGGCGGCGCTCCTAGCGGTCCAGGTGGCCCCGGTGGTGCCcccagtggtggtgctcccccTAGCGGTGGCGCTCcaggtggtcccggtgctcctcccagtggtggtgctcccccTAGCGTTGGCGCTCcaggtggtcccggtgctcctcccagtggtggtgctcccccTAGCGTTGGCGCTCcaggtggtcccggtgctcctcccagtggtggtgctcccccTAGCGTTGGCGCTCcaggtggtcccggtgctcctcccagtggtggtgctcccccTAGCGTTGGCGCTCcaggtggtcccggtgctcctcccagtggtggtgctcctcccagtggtggtgctcctcccagtggCGGTGCTCCAAGTGGTCCCGGTGCTCCCCctagtggtggtgctcctcccagtggCGGTGCTCCAAGTGGTCCCGGCGGTGCTCCCAGCGGCGGTGCTTcaggtggtcccggtgctcctagtggtggtgctcctCCCAGCGGCGGTACTCcaggtggtcccggtgctCCCCctagtggtggtgctccACCCAGTGGCGGTGCTCCAAGTGGTCCCGGCGGTGCTCCCAGGGGAGGTGCTCCCAGCGGCGGTGCTCcaggtggtcccggtgctcctcccagcGGCGGTACTCCAGGTGGTCCAGGTGCTCCCCCCAGCGGTggtgctcctcccagtggtggtgctcccccTAGTGGTAGTGCTCCTCCCAGCGGCGGTACTCCAGGTGCTCCAGGTGCTCCCCCCAGCGGTGGTGCTCCCCCCAGCGGTGGCGCTCCAGGTGGTCCCGGTACTCCTAGTGGTGGTGCTCTTCCCAGCGGCGGTGCTcctggcggtggtggagtCGCTGCGTCTAGCCATGTCAGTCCTTCGGGCCCAGGTGCgcctggcggcggcggagcaAGTGGCGTGGTATTTACTCCAGCCGTGACGAACACCGTCCCACAATCGACACCGATCACTGTTGAACTATGCCCGGGCTCGTTTTCCTCTCTGTGTGCAGCTTGTCCCGCCGTCGTCGTCACGACAACTGTCACCGTCACTAGCTGCCCgcctgcagctcctcctgctgccgcTCCTCCTGCTGCCTCTGCTCCCGCGGGAGCCGGAGCCGCAGCTGGTTCTAGTGCTAGTGCTAGAGCTAGCACTCCTCTTAGCGGTGCAGGTGCAGCCGCGTCCTCGTCCGCGCCTCCAGTTGGACTCAGCACCCCAGTATCATCTCGCTCAATCGGTCCAGGTAACAACATCAGCGGCGGACTTTCTTCCAGCGGACGGGTCGCTCCTACAACAGTCAGAACATCGACCCCGTTGACCCCCACGGGCGGTGGTGTGGGTCTCAGCACGAGAATCGAGGTATCCAGTACGCCTCTGACACTCCAAACATCGGCGGCagctggtgttggtgctggagctggcggaaGCTCACCCGCGGCTCGGGCCACGACCAGTTCGAGCAGGCCATTGGTCACCTCCGGTGTCGTGCGTCGCCAAGTTGTGGGTAATATGACGGCCATCTTCACCAATACGACCAACAGCATCTTCACGAACACGACCAGCCTCCTGAATACCACTACAACTGAGCTATTGTCGACTTCGGTGTCTGAGGTGGCTACGACTTCGAATGCGGCAATGCCAATCAAATTCCGTCGACTGCGGGATCGAGGTTAG